In Excalfactoria chinensis isolate bCotChi1 chromosome 3, bCotChi1.hap2, whole genome shotgun sequence, one DNA window encodes the following:
- the LOC140249949 gene encoding uncharacterized protein has translation MSDCIATMKSENVLFDLLEKHGARPSLSGVDWARQNWHNLQSVSDRICVLQHGARTRAGKGKSFICAVLGAALKAAVEFRDEKHSAETQTIQALQESVKVMQELVKTLQNQIVNLEEQLQREKHNSVLLQIAFKELLAYKNTSNAVVHNLPQEKTFPQKELQGMRGGLDKLEDSPTQLRPLIKTEYAFDNGEDLDPKMNVKETPFSATELAKLKKDFSRSPKESETEYVWRVSLTGGDQIMLTEKEAEGYWGPGVFLTTGNNRAPWSLTQRAAYWAGGLNPLERGDPLAINGTVDQLVESVQKAACLQMMYDRKLQPHHESPMMMPVDPERMTPLIRGLPESLKPIGIQLQGKIQALPQRERTRAALEGVVTSNHLQSGYKVWTWGEVAQELINYERKFGPVISSTSKCEPREVRLAAVSLAPGPSSPKLIGTGSVSLPVRTGRRNIDHKRNCLWTLGWQKGVPRDLMNGLPTVRLEKLVNWWPEQKLKKLKES, from the coding sequence ATGAGTGACTGTATTGCCactatgaaaagtgaaaatgtgctaTTTGACCTTTTAGAAAAGCATGGTGCTCGGCCCTCTTTATCGGGGGTGGATTGGGCACGACAAAACTGGCATAACTTGCAGAGTGTTTCAGACcgcatttgtgttttacaacatgGGGCTCGCACCCGAGCCGGGAAAGGGAAATCGTTTATTTGTGCGGTACTCGgtgcagctttaaaagcagccgTGGAGTTCCGAGATGAAAAACATTcggcagaaacccaaaccatacAAGCATTACAGGAATCAGTTAAAGTAATGCAAGAAttggtaaaaactctgcagaatcAAATAGTGAACCTTGAGGAACAATTACAAAGAGAGAaacataattcagttttgttgcaaatAGCTTTTAAGGAACTATTAGCGTATAAGAATACTAGCAATGCTGTTGTCCATAATTTGCCtcaagaaaaaacttttcctcAGAAGGAACTACAAGGAATGAGGGGAGGGCTTGACAAATTAGAGGACTCGCCAACCCAATTGCGTCCTttgataaaaactgaatatgcatTTGATAATGGTGAGGACCTGGATcctaaaatgaatgttaaagaaactCCCTTTTCTGCTACTGaattagcaaaactgaaaaaggattttagccGTTCTCCAAAAGAATCAGAAACGGAATATGTATGGAGAGTCAGTCTCactggtggagaccaaataatgttaactgaaaaggaagctgaaggttATTGGGGgccaggagtatttttaactactggCAATAACCGTGCTCCCTGGTCCCtaacacagagggctgcttACTGGGCTGGTGGTCTCAACCCTTTAGAAAGGGGTGACCCTCTTGCTATTAATGGGACAGTGGATCAATTGGTTGAAAGTGTCCAAAAGGCTGCCTGTTTGCAAATGATGTATGATAGAAAGTTGCAGCCACATCATGAATCACCTATGATGATGCCTGTTGATCCTGAAAGGATGACTCCTTTAATTAGGGGGCTTCCAGAATCACTGAAACCTATAGGTATACAActacaaggaaaaatacaagcttTGCCTCAGAGAGAAAGAACCCGGGCAGCATTAGAAGGAGTTGTAACCTCTAACCATCTGCAGTCTGGATATAAAGTatggacatggggggaggttgcccaagaattaattaattatgaaagaaaatttggGCCGGTGATTTCTTCCACTAGTAAATGTGAGCCCAGGGAAgtgaggcttgcagcagtcagcCTTGCTCCTGGGCCATCTAGCCCAAAGCTCATTGGAACTGGAAGCGTCTCATTGCCAGTAAGAACAGGCAGGCGAAATATTGATCATAAACGTAATTGTCTCTGGACACTGGGCTGGCAAAAGGGTGTTCCACGAGATTTGATGAATGGATTACCCACAGTCAGACTAGAGAAATTAGTTAATTGGTGGCCAGAACAAAAACTCAAGAAGCTCaaggaaagctga